A region of Curvibacter sp. AEP1-3 DNA encodes the following proteins:
- a CDS encoding Mor transcription activator family protein produces the protein MVTPTHSKAATPAAHAGSENDIIEDMLSLVLAMAPGFTAELAKQADKQIRAKWAGDRPYIARRSGEGSSERNAQIKADYLRGERIALLERRYKVSRSRLWQIIKS, from the coding sequence ATGGTGACCCCTACCCACAGCAAAGCCGCCACCCCCGCCGCCCACGCTGGCAGCGAGAACGACATCATTGAGGACATGCTCTCCCTCGTCCTGGCCATGGCCCCCGGCTTCACCGCCGAGCTGGCCAAGCAGGCCGACAAGCAGATCCGCGCCAAGTGGGCGGGGGACCGCCCCTACATTGCCCGCCGCAGCGGGGAGGGCAGCAGCGAGCGCAATGCCCAGATCAAAGCCGACTACCTCCGGGGTGAGCGCATTGCCCTGCTGGAGCGCCGCTACAAAGTCAGCCGCTCGCGCCTGTGGCAGATCATCAAAAGCTGA